A genomic segment from Thermotoga neapolitana DSM 4359 encodes:
- the pstA gene encoding phosphate ABC transporter permease PstA translates to MKKDLIISYVFRVVSYVVFAVVLFLFVSIVAGGAKYFSPSFFLDYPRSGMTEGGIFPAILGSFYLMALTFLISIPLGIFTGVFLSEYGENVVARWIDISLTALSGIPSVVYGLFGLAFFCVALQFGTSMIAAALTLSLMTLPVIASSTKETLKAIPVEIREAALALGAKKEEVIFKVLLPAARRGIITAVLVGGGRALGETAPVLLTGAVFYSTELPKGLFSPVMTLPTHIYYITAAYGESAQWMAKGTAAFLMIIVALIYGAAFFLRRRENGTNN, encoded by the coding sequence ATGAAGAAGGACCTGATCATCTCTTACGTGTTTCGTGTAGTTAGTTACGTGGTCTTTGCCGTTGTTTTGTTTCTTTTCGTTTCCATTGTTGCAGGAGGAGCGAAGTATTTCTCTCCCTCCTTCTTCCTGGACTATCCAAGAAGCGGTATGACAGAGGGAGGCATCTTTCCTGCCATCCTCGGAAGTTTCTATCTCATGGCTCTGACTTTCCTGATCTCGATTCCTCTTGGTATCTTCACAGGGGTGTTCCTTTCCGAATACGGAGAAAACGTTGTTGCAAGGTGGATAGATATCTCTCTGACGGCCCTGAGCGGAATTCCCTCGGTGGTTTACGGACTTTTTGGACTGGCGTTCTTCTGTGTGGCCCTTCAGTTTGGAACGTCCATGATCGCCGCTGCACTGACTCTTTCACTCATGACACTTCCTGTCATCGCATCTTCAACGAAGGAAACCCTCAAGGCCATACCCGTTGAGATAAGGGAAGCCGCACTGGCCCTCGGGGCAAAGAAAGAGGAGGTCATCTTCAAAGTACTCCTTCCAGCGGCGAGGAGAGGTATCATCACGGCCGTTCTCGTTGGAGGTGGGAGAGCCCTGGGAGAAACCGCTCCCGTTCTGCTCACGGGTGCGGTGTTCTACTCAACAGAACTTCCAAAGGGACTCTTCTCACCTGTCATGACTCTTCCAACCCACATCTACTACATCACGGCAGCGTACGGTGAGTCCGCTCAGTGGATGGCAAAGGGAACAGCAGCCTTTCTGATGATAATAGTTGCTCTGATATACGGTGCAGCTTTCTTTCTGAGGAGGAGAGAGAATGGAACCAATAATTGA
- the pstB gene encoding phosphate ABC transporter ATP-binding protein PstB: MEPIIEIENFSAYYGDKVAVKNVTMKIFKNQITAIIGPSGCGKTTLLRSINRMNDHIPGFRVEGKIYFKGQDIYDPKLDVTEYRKKVGMVFQKPTPFPMSIYDNVAFGPRIHGTKSKHVLDRIVEESLKKAALWDEVKSELNKPGTKLSGGQQQRLCIARALAVEPEVILLDEPTSALDPIATQRIEKLLEELSENYTIVIVTHNIGQAIRIADYIAFMYRGELVEYGPTREIVERPKSKLTEEYLTGKIG; the protein is encoded by the coding sequence ATGGAACCAATAATTGAGATCGAAAACTTCAGCGCTTACTACGGTGATAAAGTGGCCGTCAAAAACGTGACGATGAAGATCTTCAAAAATCAGATAACCGCCATAATAGGACCATCCGGGTGTGGAAAGACCACGCTCCTCAGGAGTATAAACAGAATGAACGATCATATACCCGGTTTCAGGGTGGAAGGGAAGATATACTTTAAAGGGCAGGACATATACGATCCGAAACTCGATGTGACGGAGTACAGAAAAAAGGTGGGAATGGTCTTTCAGAAACCCACTCCCTTTCCGATGTCGATCTACGACAACGTGGCGTTCGGTCCGAGGATCCATGGGACAAAAAGCAAGCACGTACTCGACAGAATCGTTGAAGAATCTTTGAAGAAGGCTGCCCTCTGGGATGAAGTAAAATCGGAGTTGAACAAACCCGGAACGAAACTTTCTGGTGGCCAGCAGCAAAGGCTCTGTATAGCGAGGGCACTTGCAGTGGAACCCGAGGTGATCCTCCTCGACGAACCAACATCGGCCCTCGATCCGATTGCGACTCAAAGGATCGAAAAGCTTCTGGAAGAACTCTCTGAGAACTACACGATCGTGATCGTCACCCACAACATAGGACAGGCCATAAGGATCGCCGATTACATAGCCTTCATGTACCGGGGCGAACTCGTAGAGTACGGCCCCACGAGGGAAATTGTAGAAAGACCGAAGAGCAAACTCACCGAAGAGTATCTGACAGGAAAAATAGGATGA
- the phoU gene encoding phosphate signaling complex protein PhoU: MVDHVHFERELTLLKSDVSKMLFLVSESLNDAIESLETMNETLAKKVLDSDDMIDELNREIEEKAYQIIARYNPILKQLRYIITILKFSNDLERIGDLSCNIAEKCLFLSERKIRFEMLKEIKDMFGSTLRVVQDSFKAFVEEDVDSAYRLWKFDDVIDEMERRIRRLVVEKIKEDGIPAELALVYILIARDLERIGDHANNLCEEVIYIETGKNMREFLRGVKDGSEGSDS; the protein is encoded by the coding sequence ATGGTGGACCACGTTCATTTCGAAAGGGAACTGACCCTTCTGAAATCGGACGTTTCAAAGATGCTCTTTCTTGTTTCAGAATCTCTGAACGATGCGATAGAAAGCCTCGAAACCATGAACGAGACCCTCGCAAAAAAAGTGCTCGACTCAGACGATATGATAGATGAACTGAACAGGGAGATAGAGGAAAAGGCCTATCAGATCATAGCAAGGTACAACCCCATCCTCAAACAGCTCAGATACATCATCACTATCCTGAAGTTTTCCAACGACCTGGAAAGGATCGGAGACCTTTCCTGCAACATCGCTGAGAAATGTCTGTTTCTCTCCGAAAGGAAGATCCGGTTTGAGATGCTGAAGGAAATAAAGGACATGTTCGGAAGTACACTGAGGGTGGTTCAGGACTCTTTCAAGGCCTTTGTCGAAGAAGACGTGGACTCTGCCTACAGGCTCTGGAAGTTCGACGACGTGATCGATGAGATGGAAAGAAGGATCAGAAGGCTTGTCGTGGAGAAGATAAAAGAGGACGGAATACCGGCTGAACTTGCCCTGGTGTACATCCTCATAGCACGGGACCTGGAGAGGATAGGAGACCATGCGAACAATCTCTGCGAGGAAGTCATATACATTGAGACGGGAAAAAACATGAGGGAATTTTTGCGGGGTGTAAAGGATGGCAGTGAGGGTTCTGATAGCTGA
- a CDS encoding response regulator transcription factor: MAVRVLIAEDDEDIRGVLKRYLEAEGYECDEAGSLFDLKKKLSEGAYNVLILDLMFPDGVAMEEIPEMKVSHPEMAIIIVSARDRDMDRIFGIELGADDYVTKPFNPREVIARVKAVLRRMGKDQKVLRFGKLEIFPEDYVVRYDGRNVEMTAKEFELLKLLASAPNKIFSREEILNRIWGDDYVSDRVVDVHISAIRSKIGKNWIKTVRGLGYKFSTRGDEGDRS; encoded by the coding sequence ATGGCAGTGAGGGTTCTGATAGCTGAGGACGATGAGGACATAAGAGGTGTTTTGAAGAGGTACCTTGAGGCTGAAGGATACGAATGTGACGAAGCGGGTTCACTCTTTGATCTCAAAAAGAAACTCTCAGAGGGCGCCTACAACGTTCTCATTCTGGATCTTATGTTTCCAGACGGTGTTGCCATGGAAGAGATCCCGGAAATGAAGGTGTCTCACCCGGAAATGGCCATCATCATCGTTTCTGCAAGGGACAGAGACATGGATCGCATCTTTGGAATAGAACTCGGAGCGGATGATTACGTGACAAAACCGTTCAACCCCAGGGAAGTGATCGCCCGGGTGAAGGCTGTTCTGAGAAGAATGGGCAAAGATCAGAAGGTGTTAAGATTCGGAAAACTCGAGATCTTTCCCGAAGATTACGTTGTGAGATACGACGGTAGAAACGTTGAAATGACAGCGAAGGAATTCGAACTGTTGAAACTTCTTGCCTCCGCTCCTAACAAGATCTTTTCGAGGGAAGAGATCCTGAACAGAATCTGGGGGGATGACTATGTCTCCGACAGGGTGGTAGACGTTCACATCAGTGCCATTCGTTCCAAGATAGGAAAGAACTGGATAAAGACCGTAAGGGGCCTTGGATACAAATTCTCAACCCGGGGTGATGAGGGTGATCGATCTTGA
- a CDS encoding sensor histidine kinase, which translates to MRVIDLEDLDTIKEAVVVLNELKVVSANRSGERYGFRTGKSLISVFTCKEMDRIVSSIQEKKDFSMETDAYFFELQSKRFVSFHFLPRKSLLVVNDLTEEKKLNEAKLDFVMAVSHELFTPLSASKANLFLLKDLEKDPEKLKILDRIDRSLERMETIIRQLKLLTMIQLGLYELKVEQVHVKEVFEKSVEDLREKIESRKIRVKFSSEVESIKTDRFVFYTILKNLLSNAVKYSYPESEVEVSISEKKMTVKDQGIGIKEEEKERIFERFYRGSEAPKMAPGSGLGLSIVKHLCDMMGYRLEFKSQWLVGSEFTVWFR; encoded by the coding sequence ATGAGGGTGATCGATCTTGAAGATCTCGACACCATCAAAGAGGCGGTAGTGGTTTTGAACGAGTTGAAGGTGGTTTCGGCGAACAGATCCGGGGAAAGGTATGGTTTCAGAACGGGAAAGAGTCTGATATCTGTTTTCACCTGCAAAGAGATGGACAGAATCGTCAGCAGTATTCAGGAAAAGAAGGATTTCTCCATGGAAACCGATGCCTACTTTTTCGAACTTCAATCAAAAAGATTCGTTTCTTTCCATTTCCTTCCTCGAAAGAGCCTTCTTGTTGTGAACGATCTCACCGAGGAGAAAAAACTCAACGAAGCAAAACTAGACTTCGTTATGGCGGTGTCCCATGAACTCTTCACACCTCTTTCCGCTTCGAAGGCAAATCTGTTTCTTCTGAAGGATCTGGAGAAAGATCCTGAAAAACTCAAAATACTCGACAGGATAGACCGCTCCCTGGAGAGGATGGAGACGATCATCAGACAGCTGAAACTTCTCACTATGATACAGCTGGGCCTCTACGAACTCAAAGTGGAACAGGTACATGTGAAGGAAGTGTTCGAGAAATCCGTTGAGGATCTTCGCGAGAAAATAGAATCCAGAAAGATCAGAGTGAAGTTTTCTTCGGAAGTGGAGTCGATCAAAACCGATCGCTTCGTCTTTTACACGATCCTGAAGAACCTTCTCTCCAACGCCGTGAAATACTCGTACCCAGAGTCGGAGGTGGAAGTTTCCATATCGGAAAAGAAGATGACTGTGAAGGATCAGGGAATCGGGATAAAAGAGGAAGAGAAGGAAAGGATATTCGAGCGTTTCTACAGGGGATCGGAAGCTCCAAAGATGGCTCCTGGATCGGGCCTTGGACTTTCCATCGTGAAACACCTGTGCGACATGATGGGGTACAGGCTGGAATTCAAATCCCAGTGGCTTGTGGGATCAGAATTCACCGTCTGGTTCAGATGA
- a CDS encoding ATP-binding protein, with translation MKRVGVVTGIFESNPYEFFVRMVSEGDHQAHAQIEDIVRVEYRSGYGDVVTYGVVVDIQNRWDGELRNGYEEDVALEGLKPAYPIYIARVKVTRSFLKKDGKLSETAPEIPPAIGSPVFLAEGEEIDIALGFDELKSKNVALPVGILKNGKPAYLDLRYILGDNGAHINVSGQSGVAAKTSYTTFLVKSMMETSRKTQGELMELLREARYIIFNVKGESLMFLDRPSKEWAAEKEKWEEMYRVLGIEPKPFENAVFYAPSRQKGTYVPAVNKRMSGVKVYGWDVFDIVEMNLLELMFDPDEMAKNQNFQLAVWSLQEYLTQRMEEIYQEFLRKGYIKDKQKLPSQALREIVASKGEIVDIPLDLDDLITQLKEGKAREYLEKENVQRQTISMLIRRLKTAQKMDFDRLWIKPPLNPIGGVEYRINWNVPGRVTVVDISKLRTRAQAFVVGAILSEVMREKETNNGFTQPVFIFLDELNKYAPRHGGGALANIFRDVAERGRSFRVILIGAEQTASEVDYRVITQAATVVVGRQKGAELLKPEYSHLADHYKRKASLLKQGEVIVDQPFLNLPLTVKFPLPAWCTREDGYVLEGEDEDDEYII, from the coding sequence ATGAAACGAGTTGGTGTTGTAACGGGTATCTTCGAATCCAATCCCTACGAGTTCTTCGTGAGAATGGTATCTGAAGGCGATCATCAGGCTCATGCCCAGATAGAGGACATCGTGAGGGTGGAGTACAGATCGGGCTACGGAGATGTGGTAACCTACGGTGTGGTTGTTGACATACAGAACAGATGGGATGGTGAACTGAGAAACGGTTACGAAGAGGACGTGGCACTCGAAGGACTGAAGCCAGCCTACCCAATATACATCGCACGGGTGAAGGTGACGAGGTCCTTTCTGAAAAAAGATGGGAAACTCTCCGAGACGGCCCCGGAGATTCCTCCTGCCATTGGTTCTCCCGTGTTCCTTGCGGAAGGTGAAGAAATAGACATAGCCCTTGGGTTCGACGAGCTGAAAAGCAAGAACGTGGCGCTCCCCGTGGGCATCCTCAAGAACGGCAAACCTGCCTACCTGGATCTGAGGTACATACTGGGAGACAACGGGGCACACATCAACGTTTCGGGACAGTCCGGTGTGGCTGCGAAGACCTCCTACACCACGTTCCTGGTGAAGTCGATGATGGAAACGTCCAGAAAAACACAGGGAGAACTGATGGAACTTCTGAGGGAAGCAAGGTACATCATCTTCAACGTTAAGGGAGAAAGTTTGATGTTTCTCGATCGCCCTTCAAAGGAATGGGCAGCGGAGAAGGAAAAGTGGGAAGAGATGTACAGGGTGCTCGGAATAGAGCCAAAACCGTTTGAAAACGCGGTCTTTTACGCTCCAAGCAGACAGAAGGGCACCTACGTTCCTGCCGTGAACAAGCGTATGAGTGGAGTGAAGGTTTACGGCTGGGACGTCTTCGACATAGTTGAAATGAATCTTCTGGAACTCATGTTCGATCCGGACGAGATGGCCAAAAACCAGAACTTCCAGCTGGCGGTGTGGTCACTTCAGGAATATCTCACCCAGAGAATGGAAGAGATCTACCAGGAATTCCTGAGGAAGGGCTACATCAAAGACAAACAGAAACTTCCCTCTCAGGCGTTGAGGGAAATCGTTGCCTCTAAAGGAGAGATCGTGGACATTCCCCTTGACCTCGATGATCTGATAACCCAGCTGAAGGAAGGAAAGGCAAGAGAGTACCTGGAAAAAGAAAACGTCCAGCGTCAGACCATCAGCATGCTGATTCGAAGGCTGAAGACCGCCCAGAAGATGGACTTCGACAGACTGTGGATAAAACCTCCTCTGAATCCCATCGGTGGGGTGGAGTACAGGATCAACTGGAACGTGCCCGGAAGGGTGACCGTCGTGGACATCTCAAAACTCAGAACTCGTGCCCAGGCGTTCGTTGTCGGTGCGATCCTTTCCGAAGTGATGAGAGAAAAGGAGACAAACAACGGTTTCACCCAGCCCGTTTTCATCTTCCTCGATGAACTCAACAAGTACGCACCAAGACACGGTGGTGGTGCGCTTGCGAACATCTTCAGAGACGTGGCAGAGCGCGGCAGGTCTTTCAGGGTGATCCTCATTGGAGCAGAACAGACCGCCTCCGAGGTCGACTACAGGGTGATCACACAGGCCGCCACGGTTGTGGTTGGAAGACAAAAAGGAGCAGAACTTCTGAAACCGGAGTACTCGCACCTTGCAGATCACTACAAACGAAAAGCATCTCTTTTGAAGCAGGGTGAAGTGATAGTGGATCAGCCGTTTCTGAACCTGCCTCTCACGGTGAAGTTTCCACTTCCGGCCTGGTGCACAAGAGAGGATGGCTACGTTCTAGAAGGTGAAGACGAAGATGACGAATACATCATCTGA
- a CDS encoding ABC transporter ATP-binding protein, protein MKTSSILIDFLKRNWYKYLLGFLALVMVDLLQVYVPRIVGKIVDSLNTETMNFAELKIMIGWIMAAASGMFLGRFLWRYFLGGASRYFLLETMNRMFSKMLSLTPGFFDRMRSGELMARFTNDLSLLRRVLGQGAILLFDSFIMVLMVFIFMIGNVGWKLAWISFAPLLLLVPTSMSFGRLIHRRVADVQRSFSELSGFTEETINGIRIVKSFSSEDVSFGIFEEKANVNFRDTLRAVKVSSVFRPLITLIASSSFFLALLYGGRAVINEKITLGDFIAFNSYLGMLIWPMMAYGFMVDLFQRGRAAMRRMDTIFTAQPEVKEPERPVKIDHFKSVIIRDLTYRYPGTDRPVLKNINMKVKRGEMIGIVGSVGSGKTTIAKLLMKLYPVERGKIFINGVDINDISSEDLRRIFTLVPQETFLFSDTIRNNITVGMKNVDEKEIERVTKLAAVYEDIMSFPEKFDTVVGERGVTLSGGQRQRITIARALIRDFEVYIFDDCLSAVDPETEEKIISSIRNSMKGKTIIVITHRLKVLKDADRIYVLDDGFIKEEGRHEELLSRDGIYSRMYRKQLIEGG, encoded by the coding sequence TTGAAGACTTCCTCAATTCTCATTGATTTTCTGAAGAGGAACTGGTACAAGTACCTTCTGGGATTTCTGGCACTGGTGATGGTAGACCTTCTGCAGGTCTACGTTCCGCGTATCGTTGGAAAGATCGTCGACAGTCTGAACACCGAGACCATGAACTTTGCAGAACTGAAGATAATGATCGGCTGGATCATGGCGGCCGCATCCGGAATGTTCCTTGGAAGGTTTCTCTGGAGGTATTTCCTCGGTGGCGCTTCCAGGTATTTCCTCCTTGAGACCATGAACAGGATGTTCTCCAAGATGCTCAGCCTCACTCCCGGTTTCTTCGACAGGATGAGAAGCGGAGAGTTGATGGCAAGATTCACCAACGATCTGAGCCTTCTGAGGAGAGTACTCGGACAGGGGGCCATTCTGCTTTTCGACTCCTTCATCATGGTCCTGATGGTGTTCATTTTCATGATAGGAAACGTCGGATGGAAGCTCGCATGGATCAGTTTCGCCCCTCTCCTTCTTCTCGTTCCAACTTCCATGAGTTTTGGAAGGTTGATACACAGGAGGGTGGCAGACGTCCAGCGTTCGTTTTCGGAACTCTCGGGCTTCACCGAAGAGACGATAAACGGTATTCGAATCGTGAAGAGCTTTTCCTCGGAGGACGTATCGTTCGGGATATTCGAAGAAAAGGCAAACGTCAACTTCAGGGATACCCTCCGGGCGGTAAAGGTTTCCAGTGTGTTTCGTCCTCTCATCACCCTGATTGCCTCTTCCTCGTTCTTTCTTGCGCTTCTCTATGGAGGAAGAGCAGTCATAAACGAGAAGATCACGCTTGGAGATTTCATCGCCTTCAACTCCTACCTGGGAATGTTGATATGGCCCATGATGGCCTACGGCTTCATGGTGGACCTGTTCCAGAGAGGAAGGGCAGCCATGCGTCGCATGGACACGATCTTCACCGCCCAGCCGGAAGTGAAAGAGCCGGAAAGACCAGTTAAAATAGATCACTTCAAAAGTGTGATCATAAGAGATCTGACCTACAGGTACCCCGGAACCGATCGACCCGTCCTGAAGAACATCAACATGAAGGTGAAGAGAGGAGAGATGATCGGCATCGTTGGAAGTGTGGGAAGCGGAAAGACAACGATCGCAAAGCTTCTCATGAAACTGTATCCTGTGGAAAGGGGAAAGATATTCATAAACGGAGTGGATATAAACGACATTTCCTCTGAGGATCTGAGAAGAATCTTCACCCTGGTCCCTCAGGAAACGTTTCTGTTTTCCGACACGATACGAAACAACATAACCGTTGGTATGAAAAACGTGGACGAGAAAGAGATCGAGAGGGTGACGAAACTCGCGGCTGTCTATGAAGACATCATGAGTTTTCCAGAGAAATTCGACACCGTCGTTGGTGAACGCGGAGTGACCCTTTCGGGTGGACAGAGGCAGAGGATCACGATAGCCCGAGCACTGATCAGAGATTTCGAGGTTTACATCTTCGATGACTGTCTCTCCGCCGTGGATCCAGAAACAGAAGAAAAGATAATAAGCTCTATAAGGAACAGCATGAAGGGAAAAACGATCATCGTGATAACGCACAGACTGAAGGTCCTGAAGGATGCCGACAGGATATACGTTCTCGACGATGGTTTCATCAAAGAAGAAGGAAGGCACGAAGAACTTTTGAGCAGAGATGGGATCTACAGCAGAATGTACAGGAAACAGCTCATCGAGGGGGGATGA
- the aspC gene encoding aspartate aminotransferase, with the protein MIARRISEIPISKTMELDAKAKALIKKGEDVINLTAGEPDFPTPEPVLEAAKSFLEKGQIKYTDPRGIYELREAIAKKVGERYGKEISPDQVVVTNGAKQALFNTFMALLDPGDEVIVFSPVWVSYIPQILLAGGTVKVVETFMKNDFHPSLEEVEGLLVGKTKAVLINSPNNPTGVVYSRSFLEGLLRLSEEMHFYIVSDEVYDSLVYTDNYTSILDIAKDFERVVYINGFSKSHSMTGWRVGYLISNRELASAVSKIQSHTTSCINTVAQYAALKAIEVDNSHMVQVFKERRDLVVERLKKMGVKFVEPQGAFYLFFKVPGDDVKFCERLLEEKKVALVPGSSFLKPGFVRLSFAISTERLAEALDRIEDFLNSH; encoded by the coding sequence ATGATAGCAAGGAGAATTTCAGAGATACCCATTTCAAAAACCATGGAACTGGATGCAAAAGCCAAGGCACTGATCAAAAAAGGAGAGGACGTCATAAACCTCACAGCAGGAGAGCCCGACTTTCCCACTCCAGAACCCGTCCTCGAAGCGGCAAAGAGCTTTCTGGAAAAGGGACAGATAAAGTACACGGACCCTCGGGGTATCTACGAACTGAGAGAGGCCATCGCGAAGAAGGTAGGAGAAAGGTACGGAAAGGAAATCTCACCGGATCAGGTGGTTGTGACGAACGGAGCAAAGCAGGCACTCTTCAACACGTTCATGGCACTGCTCGATCCCGGTGACGAAGTGATCGTGTTCTCTCCTGTCTGGGTGAGTTACATTCCACAGATACTTCTTGCTGGTGGCACCGTGAAGGTCGTGGAAACGTTCATGAAGAACGATTTCCATCCCAGTCTTGAAGAGGTAGAAGGGCTTCTTGTTGGAAAAACGAAGGCCGTTCTCATCAACTCGCCGAACAATCCCACCGGTGTCGTCTACAGCAGATCCTTTCTGGAGGGGCTTCTGAGACTTTCTGAGGAGATGCATTTTTACATCGTGAGCGATGAGGTTTACGACTCTCTGGTGTACACAGACAACTACACGTCGATACTGGACATAGCGAAAGACTTCGAACGGGTGGTGTACATAAACGGCTTTTCAAAGTCTCACTCCATGACCGGCTGGAGAGTGGGATATCTGATCTCAAACAGAGAACTGGCTTCGGCTGTTTCAAAGATTCAATCCCACACCACCTCCTGCATCAACACGGTTGCCCAGTATGCCGCTCTCAAAGCGATAGAAGTAGACAACTCCCATATGGTTCAGGTCTTCAAAGAGAGAAGGGACCTCGTGGTGGAACGCTTGAAAAAGATGGGCGTGAAGTTCGTGGAGCCACAGGGAGCGTTCTATCTCTTCTTCAAGGTGCCGGGTGACGATGTGAAATTCTGTGAGAGGCTTCTTGAAGAAAAAAAGGTGGCGCTGGTTCCGGGTTCTTCTTTCCTGAAGCCTGGTTTTGTGAGACTATCCTTTGCCATTTCCACAGAAAGGCTTGCGGAGGCGCTGGACAGAATTGAAGACTTCCTCAATTCTCATTGA
- a CDS encoding HAD family hydrolase yields the protein MEAVIFDMDGVLMDTEPLYFEAYRRVAESYGKPYTEEIHRKIMGVPEREGLPILMELLDIDDSLENFRKKVHEEKRRVFSELLKENPGVRKALEFVKKKGLKLALATSTPQKEAIERLEKLKLKDFFDVMVFGDQVKRGKPDPEIYLVTLEKLNVDPKEVIVFEDSKSGVEAALGAGIEKVYGVVHSLNDAQALLEAGAIQLVKPEDILRVLREVL from the coding sequence ATGGAAGCGGTGATTTTCGACATGGATGGAGTTTTGATGGACACAGAACCGCTCTACTTCGAGGCCTACAGGAGAGTCGCTGAAAGTTACGGAAAACCCTACACCGAGGAGATTCATAGAAAGATAATGGGAGTTCCGGAGAGGGAAGGTCTTCCCATTCTGATGGAACTTCTTGATATAGATGACTCTCTGGAAAACTTCAGAAAAAAGGTTCATGAGGAGAAAAGACGGGTCTTTTCCGAACTTTTGAAGGAAAACCCGGGAGTGAGGAAAGCCCTGGAGTTTGTGAAGAAAAAGGGCCTGAAACTCGCCCTTGCAACTTCCACTCCGCAGAAAGAGGCAATCGAAAGGTTGGAAAAGCTCAAACTGAAAGATTTCTTCGATGTGATGGTGTTCGGCGACCAGGTGAAGAGGGGAAAACCAGATCCAGAAATCTATCTGGTCACCCTGGAAAAGCTGAACGTGGATCCGAAAGAGGTGATCGTTTTTGAAGACTCAAAGAGCGGTGTAGAGGCCGCTCTCGGAGCGGGAATAGAGAAAGTCTACGGAGTGGTTCACTCTCTGAACGATGCTCAGGCGCTTCTTGAAGCGGGTGCGATACAACTGGTGAAACCGGAAGATATCCTGAGGGTTCTCAGAGAGGTTCTCTGA